A window of the Desulfobacula toluolica Tol2 genome harbors these coding sequences:
- a CDS encoding acyl-CoA thioesterase, with amino-acid sequence MTYQNIVERKIMWGDLDSVGIVFYPRYYEWIDACGHLFFESLGVNLNDLMGKRQIGFGLVETGCRYFKPGRYHETIRITTGIEELTDKTVHLNHRITLASDDTLTVEGFEKRICMDLSNPDNIRARDIPKDVVEKIKRQ; translated from the coding sequence ATGACATATCAAAATATTGTGGAACGGAAAATCATGTGGGGTGACCTGGATTCTGTGGGAATCGTGTTTTACCCCCGTTATTATGAATGGATCGACGCTTGCGGCCACCTTTTTTTTGAGTCTCTGGGCGTAAATTTGAACGATTTGATGGGAAAAAGGCAGATTGGGTTCGGACTGGTGGAGACCGGATGTCGCTATTTCAAACCGGGCCGTTATCATGAGACCATCCGGATCACCACCGGCATTGAAGAACTGACAGACAAGACCGTTCACCTGAATCACAGGATCACACTTGCATCGGATGACACACTAACGGTGGAAGGTTTTGAAAAGCGGATATGCATGGACCTTTCCAACCCTGATAATATCAGGGCCAGGGATATTCCAAAGGATGTGGTTGAGAAGATCAAAAGACAGTGA
- a CDS encoding histidine kinase N-terminal 7TM domain-containing diguanylate cyclase, whose protein sequence is MPDIMLFVSFFFCISLCIYSLRFKLTPLNFSFSLFTAAAAIYALGYAFERMSVNLESMLFWSKFQYIGIPFIPGLLIIFTLCYTGYGEKVTCIRSLLFFIVPFISFVARWTNQYHQLFYKNPAVFNSHFGPMLSFEAGIFYFINIIYLLYALSYCTVLFIKYFFKTAFVYRMQTLLIMVALILQWFTLLIYLGGIAPKHFDINPYMFTISAILYASAIYWFSLFNIVPVARDVVFDEMNDAILVVNPDLQLIDFNKRCSTLFKSINDKAIGKSLEQLFVFQPEIIDGINNFSIAGMEIVLETDTSKVFLKLSLKQIKIINKSHVCTIITFYDITEQRMLMQRLEKLAAIDPLTGVFNRRQFEIQAEIEMRRSIRMNTPLSVLMFDIDHFKNVNDTWGHQCGDQVLKEFAATIAANIRDVDHLGRFGGEEFILIMPESNRKVAATISERLRQAIEKMILNLDGNITGITVSIGVAGRWNDENISIDSLIKYADKALYAAKQNGRNRVEID, encoded by the coding sequence TTGCCCGATATAATGCTTTTTGTAAGTTTTTTTTTCTGTATTTCTCTTTGTATCTATAGTTTAAGATTTAAATTGACTCCCCTGAATTTCAGTTTTTCACTTTTTACAGCAGCAGCAGCTATTTATGCACTTGGTTATGCATTTGAGCGGATGAGCGTAAATTTGGAATCCATGCTTTTCTGGTCTAAATTTCAATATATCGGAATACCATTTATACCCGGATTATTAATAATCTTCACCTTATGCTATACAGGTTATGGGGAAAAAGTAACCTGTATTAGGAGTTTATTATTTTTTATAGTCCCATTTATCTCATTTGTTGCTAGGTGGACAAATCAGTATCACCAACTTTTTTATAAAAATCCTGCTGTCTTTAACTCTCATTTTGGGCCGATGTTGAGTTTCGAGGCAGGTATTTTTTATTTCATAAATATTATATATCTTCTCTATGCACTAAGTTATTGTACAGTTTTGTTTATTAAGTATTTTTTTAAAACAGCATTTGTGTACCGAATGCAGACGCTGTTGATTATGGTCGCATTGATTCTTCAATGGTTTACTTTACTGATTTATTTGGGCGGAATTGCTCCGAAACATTTTGATATTAACCCTTACATGTTTACAATCAGTGCGATTCTCTATGCGTCCGCCATCTATTGGTTTTCGCTTTTCAATATTGTTCCAGTTGCAAGGGATGTTGTATTTGATGAAATGAATGATGCCATACTTGTTGTTAATCCTGATTTACAACTGATTGATTTTAATAAACGTTGCTCTACGTTATTTAAGTCAATCAACGATAAAGCCATTGGAAAGAGTCTGGAGCAGCTTTTTGTTTTTCAGCCAGAAATAATAGACGGTATTAATAATTTTTCTATTGCAGGTATGGAAATTGTTTTAGAAACTGATACCAGCAAGGTCTTTTTAAAATTATCCTTAAAACAGATAAAAATCATAAACAAAAGCCATGTTTGTACAATTATCACATTTTACGATATTACCGAACAGCGAATGTTGATGCAAAGGCTTGAAAAATTGGCTGCGATTGATCCTTTGACTGGAGTTTTTAACAGACGTCAGTTTGAAATTCAGGCAGAGATTGAAATGAGGCGTTCGATCAGAATGAATACCCCGCTTTCAGTGTTGATGTTTGATATTGATCATTTCAAAAATGTAAATGATACTTGGGGGCATCAGTGTGGAGATCAAGTATTAAAAGAATTCGCTGCAACAATTGCAGCTAATATACGCGATGTCGACCATCTCGGAAGATTCGGAGGTGAAGAATTCATATTGATAATGCCAGAGTCGAATCGTAAGGTTGCCGCAACTATTTCTGAAAGGTTGAGGCAGGCCATTGAAAAAATGATTCTGAATTTAGACGGGAATATAACTGGAATAACCGTTAGTATAGGTGTCGCAGGAAGATGGAATGATGAAAATATCTCAATAGATTCACTTATCAAATATGCGGATAAGGCTTTGTATGCTGCAAAACAAAACGGACGAAACAGAGTCGAGATTGATTAG
- a CDS encoding LysE family translocator, translating to MFSTEFLITSLVVVLIPGTGVIYTISNGLFLGWRASIAAAFGCTAGIIPHLSASILGLSFIIHMSALAFQVIKLAGAAYLLYLAWAMWRETGSLKFDSPSTKIGLWQIVRRGFLINILNPKLSIFFLAFLPLFVNPNASSPTLNMVLLSLMFMAMTLVVFIFYGISANGVRRYVVNSPRIIICLQRTFAATFAALGIKLAMTDQ from the coding sequence ATGTTTAGTACAGAATTTCTGATAACGTCACTTGTCGTTGTTCTGATACCAGGTACGGGGGTGATTTATACGATTTCTAATGGCCTTTTCCTTGGTTGGCGAGCAAGTATTGCGGCTGCTTTTGGCTGCACAGCAGGAATTATACCGCATTTATCTGCAAGCATACTTGGATTATCTTTTATTATTCATATGAGTGCTCTCGCATTCCAAGTTATCAAATTAGCAGGTGCTGCGTATTTGTTGTATTTAGCTTGGGCTATGTGGAGAGAAACAGGCTCATTAAAATTCGACTCGCCTTCAACAAAGATTGGATTATGGCAAATAGTCAGAAGAGGATTTTTGATCAACATTCTCAATCCAAAACTTTCTATATTTTTTTTAGCTTTCTTACCTCTTTTTGTAAATCCAAATGCTTCCTCGCCAACTTTAAATATGGTTCTTCTCAGTTTAATGTTCATGGCCATGACTTTAGTCGTATTCATATTTTATGGTATTTCGGCAAATGGTGTTCGTAGATACGTAGTTAATTCACCCAGGATCATTATTTGTTTACAACGTACCTTTGCTGCCACCTTTGCAGCACTTGGAATAAAGCTCGCTATGACAGACCAATAA